ATCCAACCAGTAATAATCGAAGCAATCGCCTCCTAACTGCGTACACGGGCGATATATCGCCTCTGTAGTGACAGTACCTGTTAGGGGAGAAGGAAGAAGCGATCGCACGTAGTCGGCTGCTTCAGTCAATTCTGCTTCCAAAATTTGTTTTTGGGTTTGCAGGTTCTGGTTCAGTACCTGTAAAACTTGTTTTTGAGTTTGCAAATCATGATTTAGCGCCTGCAACTTTTGATTTAGTAGGTGTAATCGTAACCCTGCTTTCACTCGCGCTTTCAATTCCTCTATTTTATTATTAATAGGTTTGGAGAGAAAATCGTCCGCGCCTTTATTCAATCCCACAATCAGAGAATCCTCTTCTCCCGGATCGGCTTCCCGCGCCGTCAGCATCATGAAGAAAGTAGTTTCTAATTCTGGATCGGCTTTAATCCGGTGACACACCTCTAGTCCATCCAGATCCGGCATCAACCAGTCGCAGATAATTAAAGCAGGACGTATCTGTTTCGCTTGGGCGATTCCTTCTTCACCATTACTGGCGACCGTAACATCATACCCCTGAGTTTGGAGTGTTCTTTTTAATGCCACCCGGAGAGTAGGATCATCATCAATAATTAAGATTTTAAACATAAAGAGGAAATCAGCCTATTAACTGAAAACTTAGAAGTTGCTCAATCTTACAATATTAAAAAAAGTTTTAATATTGCCTTTTACAATCCAATATAGCTTAGCTTATAGTAAGTCTAATTTATAAAATAAGTTTTTCTCTTCTTTATAGCCGGGATTCGGTTTATTTAAGAATTAAGCATTTACCCATCAAATAGATGACGATATTTCTACTCCTTAATTCCTTGAACCCGAGGTCAATTGAAAATTGATTAACAAAATTCATCTTAAAATTAATACAGATTGTGCCACCTCAGAACAAATTATCTCCTGGTTCAATCAGCTAAATCAGCCCCCCATTTCTGACGTTAACATCTGGTGGCAGTGTCAAACCCTACTTCAAGAAGGTTTTACTAACGTTGTTGACCACGCGCACAAAAATTTGCCTCCTGACACTCCGATTGAAATTGAAGCAGTTAGGTATAGTCAATCTATCGAGATTCGCATTTGGAATCAGGGTTTACCATTTGACTTAGAGCAAAAATTAACAGAAGTATCCGATTTTGAGGACAATGATGCCGCACGGGGACGAGGTTTAAAAATCATGTCAAACCTTGCAGATAAGTTGTGTTACGAACGCATGCCTGACAATCGTAACTGTTTATTAATAATCAAAAATTATTAGTGTTTTCATTTTTTATTTTCTAGATAATCTTGAATGCGGTTTCTCAATCGTTCTAATTCTGTCAGCAAATCTACTGCTCCTTCCATCTGTTGTTGGTGAACCAGTTGTTCTAGTTGAACTGCTAATAGGTACATGGCTGTAGCTCCGACATTGCTACTAGAACCTTTGAGGTGGTGGGCTTCCCGTTCCAATTGCTGGAAATTATTACTTGCGATCGCTACTTTAGTTTTCTCTAAATGAATTGCCGCATCTGCAACAAACACTTCCAATAATTCCAGCTCAAATTCTGTATCGCCACTCGAAAGTTGATGGAGGGATTCCCAATCTATTAACGAATCGCCTGAATCAACATCTGTAGCAGACACAGCTTCCTCGGAATTAACAAATTCCTTTACTTGACAACTTATGTGACTCCATCGTTCTAAAATAGCTGCCAATTTTTCC
This genomic window from Coleofasciculus sp. FACHB-1120 contains:
- a CDS encoding SpoIIE family protein phosphatase encodes the protein MFKILIIDDDPTLRVALKRTLQTQGYDVTVASNGEEGIAQAKQIRPALIICDWLMPDLDGLEVCHRIKADPELETTFFMMLTAREADPGEEDSLIVGLNKGADDFLSKPINNKIEELKARVKAGLRLHLLNQKLQALNHDLQTQKQVLQVLNQNLQTQKQILEAELTEAADYVRSLLPSPLTGTVTTEAIYRPCTQLGGDCFDYYWLDDNHLALYLLDVSGHGVGSALLSVSILNVLRSQSLPNTNFHQPSAVLKALNNSFQMSDHGEKYFTIWYGVYNRLKRQIAYTTAGHPPAVLLSRTSTKTLQVKQLGFSGLPIGILPDEDFEEKYSDIEENSTLYIFSDGAYEIQQFDGKIWGNRALIEVLTDCHQTDDSNVYQVLHEIQRATCTDIFEDDLSLLKVYFS
- a CDS encoding anti-sigma regulatory factor, with translation MINKIHLKINTDCATSEQIISWFNQLNQPPISDVNIWWQCQTLLQEGFTNVVDHAHKNLPPDTPIEIEAVRYSQSIEIRIWNQGLPFDLEQKLTEVSDFEDNDAARGRGLKIMSNLADKLCYERMPDNRNCLLIIKNY